The Xenopus tropicalis strain Nigerian chromosome 1, UCB_Xtro_10.0, whole genome shotgun sequence DNA segment ccatcctaCGGGCGATTTACATGGCACTGcggaaagattagtcgcccacggcaataAAAATTtctcgcggggcgactaatcttcccatctgccactgccctaagggtgaaaacacacagagctcctagtagcagctacttgtcacggctatagaaagacatttctgataatttactgaaaatgatctctacgtgtgttttagcagaggcaattctcagtattgtctatggcagggtattttccggCGTTTAgtggccgtgacaagtagctgctaataagtagcttcatgtgtcttagGTCAAGCACCCACAGAAGGATATCAAAAGTTCCCAAGGGCAAGACTTCACGGAGTGACTTacttgcctgcgatagatctctgctattgcgggcgagAACCCACCCAAAAAGGGttttcaccggcaacaatagaagtcgccagtggaaaaCCCTTAGCATCGCTTTGGTTTCCGAAGtaacacaaagttgcctgcagaagcaGTTACTTGGCCGCGATAGCAGCAATCTATCGTGGGCAAGTAAGTCGCTCTGTGGGGTCTTGCCCTTGGGAACTTTTGATATCCTTCTGTTTAACAGGTAGGAAATTCTGGTTTAAGCAATATAACACTTTAGGTTTTTCCTAAACCAAGACCAGTTTTCATAGAAATGTCTGACTATAATTAATTCTCTGAGAGATTCTTTGTTCCCACAATTATTATAATGTTGTTAATATgggtttataaagcgccacactATACATTGAGCATACAAAATTACATCCAAAGCAACTAATagtcgatacaagaggtgaaaaggaCCCTGcaaaaaagagcttacagtctattatTTAGATTTACCTATGGAGAGATAAAAGGAACACCCACCGTAAAAATGTACCAAACACCTAACTTGTTCATTCtatcaaaaataatttttcttatttGAAAATGGTTACATCTTAGCGAAATGTTTACTGTTGTCACCATATTTCCTGGTTAGGGCATTGATAAGGGATTTTCTCTTTTTAGGTATTGGAGAAAATGCGTCCCATTGATCAGAAACTGAAATACCAAATAGATAAATTGGTTAGAGCTTCTGTGACAGGAAGTCTGGGGGAGAATGACCCTTTGCGCTTTAAACCCAACCCTCAGAACCTTATAAGTAAGGTAAGTTTTGAGAAAACTGTGAATTACATTGATGTGCATGTACCATTAAGCCATTGATATTTCTTCCTTTACCCTCATAtcctttttaatgcattttgttttgatttcttcaGCTCTCTGAGGCTGATGAAGGAGAGTCAGACAGCGGTGAAGATTGTGCTGAGAGTGGGAATGCCAAAAAACCTCAAAGCAAAGTGAAGAAATACATCCCTCCTAGGCTTGCACCTGTTCACTATGGTATGATGATGTGGAATGTGTACAAGTGGTTATCAGCACTCTTTATAAAATAAGTGGAGAGTACATATACTGTGTGGATATCCAAACAAGTAATTTAAGCTGGGTTTTATTATGAGTACTTTCTTCCATTGACAGATGATACAGAAGCAGAGCGAGAGCACAGAATTATAGAACGAGCTAAGAAATTAGCCCTTAGCAGCTCAACTATCCGAGAGCTGAAGGAACAGTATTCAGATGCTCCTGAGGAGATCCGAGAGGGTCGGGCTTATCATATGATGCGCCATGATAAAGAAGAGCAGCATAGGTGAGAATTTAATAACTGATCTAATCACAACCTGTGTAGCATCCATTTAACAAAGTTCATGGTAAAGACTGCTTCTAGAATTCCCGGATGCTTCAGACTGGTCAATGTATGATATATATAGATCTTAGTGGTGTCAACTGTCTTTTGGTCTACCTTCTTTACCCAGGATAAACCATGAGGAGTCCATGATGGTGCGTCTGAATATGACACGTAAGGAAAAGGCTCGAAAGAAGAGAGTGCTGGCCATGACATCACAACTCAATTCACTGACACATTTCTCTGATATCAGTGCGCTAACTGGTGGAGAAGGCAGGACAGACGTAAGTTTGTTGCATAAGGAGAGCGAAAGAAAGCCGTTGGGCAGAGATCCATGTCACATAGGATATCTGTAGTGATCATTAGGGATTTATCATGAAAATGTATTGTCCTTCCATGTTTAGGATCTGGTCCCTTCTGTGAAGAAATCAAGGAAAGGtcccaaaaaaagcaaaaagaggAAAGGTGAATATTTcagattttctctttttttttggcATGGGGTAGGAATTAAGGATGCACTCAATCCATAATTTTCGAATTTGGCTGAATATTGTTTtctccacaaaaaaattaaattctaaaTTAAAACCCTACTTTGCATGTTCCAATTTGAgcataataaaacttttttttgtccaGATAACACGACACACAAATGTTATATATTGTGGTGTTTTCTCTGCTGTTGGAAAACCACCATTCTTATCCCATTCTGTATCCCTCACAGGTTTTTAGGATGTAGTCCTGCTTCTGTGAGCACTGCCATGCGCATTGGTAGTGTCTCCACTGGCAGAGAAAACACATGTTACATTAGCCTAAGGGTTCGTATTGGGCTGAACAGTATTGattcaaataattacaaatcatgcaaaaaagagctgggattcagtgcattcctagtaGGGATATGTTGCTTCATGCATATGTCTGGATCAAGAACAGATCACATCTAACTTCTTTCTTCCACAGGTTTCAGGAAACGTCACTGAGTTATTATCACAGCAAAACAGGACATGGAgctatatgttttttaataaatgatccTGCTAAATTGATTTTGGTTATTTGCACCTCTAGTGCAAGACCATGGCTGTAGCATTCAACAGCATTGTTGAtgactgttttattatattttatcaacttgcccaccacaggtgaccaggacccctgaggcagcTCTGAGAACAGAGTACCATTAACTATAGTTATAATAGGGGCACAAGCTTTTTCTGGTGAAACTGCTCATTTAATGTAGAAAATTGCATATATGCATAAGTAAATAATATGGTAGCTTCATGTGGTATGAACACCTTGGTGCTTCAGTATACAAAGCATTGCAGGCATGGAAAAACTTTCATATAAAAACTGGTAAGCAAAAAaagcataaggggtcatttacaatgcactAGCCAAGGTGCAATTGCACTGCCTGATGCCCTTGAAGAATGGCCGCAAGCTAAGACAGAGACCTGTGACTTTCTCCACAAAGACAACACTGTCTGCACTAGTCAGCGATGTAATGCAGAGGGAGGCACGTCGGCCTGTAACTTGCTCATCATTCAAATTTGCAACTTAAAGCGTCAGGAAGTGCAGCCCACATCAGGAACCTGGACAGGGCTAAGCTGCTCCTTCTCACACTGCTCCttgtgctgtttttttgtttttttttaattcggtGCAGCTTACACTGGGGCAAAAGTGCTTAAGTGAGCACCGGGGAGTGCAGAGCTTGCAACCTTTAGTGTGCTAGTACTTGCGTCCCAGGTAAGTGACTCCTATAGTATCCAATTCTGAAGTGCACATAAGGAGATTTAAGGCAAGATAGTCCTGAAAATGCAAACTGGTCCTAAGCCTTCAAATTGGTGTTAAATAGTAACTTGCCTtcagaaaaaatgttttagaaCAGTGCAccacaaatttgtttttttcccatttctttctATGAAATTTCTAGTGACTTTATTTCCCCCAGATTTTCACATTTAGCAGCTCAGAAAGATACgaatatacacatatacccaaaaatacaattttgaccaacgatagaaaatgtaattctaagcatgttccaatatacattcatgaaacattttcctgtgtttgtgttatttataaatgtaatcaaaactgaaagcagtatttgccaATTTTTGCACTGCCAATTCTCTCTCTCTTCAAGCATAGTAGCAGAATTTAGCCTTGCATGCTTATTTACAGGTcttgtttctgctacattgttaaattaaaaaaacgcACACCAGCCATTGCTCTACACTGGCTAGTGAGCTGCCATTCTGCCTATGCTCCCAGCTTTCTAATTTTTCTCCAGTTACTCTACAATTAGCATTTCAGTCAGATTAGGGAAAAAGGTGGGAGTACATATGCTAGCATATATAGCTTTAGGGTGGGGATCCCTgaacttttttacttgtgagccacattcaaatgtaaaaagagttaaggagcaacacaatagaaaaaaaatgttcaaaggaATGCCAAACAAGGGCTATGGttggcaatttggtagcccctatgtggactggcagcctacaggaggctctgtatagcagtacaactggttttatgcaactaaagcttgccaaaaagccaggaattaaaacaataaatacctTCTTTAAGGCCATTGGAAGCCTCatccagccactggttggggatcattgctttaGGGTGAGGGCACACTGGATGAACTGTCCACTTCCCCTCACCTGAGTTTTGTaagcaggtggagagaagcaaaACAGCTCCTGTGTGTAGCTGCACTAACAGGCACGGcattggcctgagtgcagctacacagaatgGAGACTggcttaaaaaaaacaagaaagcatATATGTGCCCTCACCATTATGGTCTCTTATCTTTACATCATATGAGAAAAAGATTTATTCCTCTTAGGAAGAGGTCCATTTAGGACCTAATTTGGCTGATCGTGCATCCAGGAGTATCATGCCACACTTCCCAAGCTTTTTGTAAAGGGATTATAACGCAAGGAAGAGTGAAGCAGGTGATAAGCTTGTGGACAGCTAGGCTGTAGCCAGTGGAACATAATAATATTTGATATCCTTGCTGCGGGGATCTCAAAACTACATGTTGTTGCACGTTGACAAGTGAGTGCCATTCGGgaatttttgcttttatatgcATATTTCTTCTACAAGCAGCCAAACTGAGCACCAtgtttgtatgtacagtattgtAATCTGTCTCTAAACACGAACTATTGTGTTATTCCCTAGGTAATGGCAAGGttagggcaatggtacatggaGTGTTTGTGAAAAATGAATGCCTTTCTTTTGGCCGTTGGCAATTTACCACATACGGGTATAGGATATGTTAtttggaaatccgttatccagaaactctgagttacagaaagcccatctgccatagactctattatagaCAAAtaattaacatatttttttactgtaataataaaacagtaccttgtacttgatcctagctagATATATTTAATCATTATAAGagtaaaaacaatcctattggggttttttttaatgtttaaattatttttaatcagACTAAAGATATGAtctaaactatggaaagatcccttatatggaaaaccccatacctgtactcagtttTCTCCTAAGGGCTGTGTTAAACCATTTGTGGTAAACAATTTAACTATAAAATTAATTTAAGTTTAGATTTTATGcataaatatttttgtacatcACTTATACTCTGAAGTTGCATGCTTACAGGAACACTGAACAGAGAAGTGCTAATAACAGCTGCAACATTACTTACTGTTATTGCCAATACACACTGTGTATTGTAGGAGAGCTTGCTGTACCTCTCCTGCTGTGGTCAGCAAATGTCCATTTTCCCTTCTTTCCCACACACTCACCTCTCTGGGTAGAGTAATCTTGTTAGGCTATTAGTAGGAACTGGTGAGATCGAAGGTATTGAGCGGAGAGAAGGCAGCGGATTTCAGACAACTTAACACTGATCAGCACTAAGTGAAAGTCAATATGCACAAGCGGGAAATCAATTcagggcagagagagacagggagggtGCGCAAGGGAGTCTGAGGGTGATAGGAATTGACTGAGAGGGTGCTAGAAAAATAAAGTGAGAGACCTTGACAATGTTAAGAGACTCAGTTCAGTTTAACACATGCTAGTCCACATTCAGTAATCATGCTGCAGGTAGTGTATCTACACTTACATTCTCTGGGATAGAAAAATAAGGGGGTGTATTTATAAAAAGGCAAGAATGCAATTGTATGACTAGGCAGTGGCTCCCTATTTATCACCACATGTCATAGATGAATTGGAAAATTCAGTGCAATTGAGGCTGTTGTTTGTTGTCACATGATAGTGCGGGAATCAGTTTGATGCAGAACAGTATTACAGGAGACATGCTAAAATTAATGTGGGCTATCATTAACCAAACTCAGCATTAAGAAGGGTTCTGAAAGAATGCTTTATTAATATTTCTATATAGTTAACATAACAATGTATCCCATTCATGTCTCTTGTTTAAGCCTAAGTTTTTTTCCTTCACTACCAGATCCTAaggtaaatgcaaaaatatatgcTAAACAAACACTGTTCTGTGAGAACTCTCTTGTACCCTATCCAAtcctggaggaaaaaaaaaaaaaggaagatttAAGATGACTAATTTATATTGTGGTTGCTTGatgcatgtacatgggactgcAACTGACAAAAGTGATATGCAATTTTATGCCGGAGCGAAAGACATCAATTGAGGTTGCtattttatatgtacagtataacacTTCATAGAACATGTGCTTCCAGAAGCTGCTTGTAATGATCTGCTCGATTAATCTTGAGAAATGTTGACATTTTCCCTGGGACTGGAGAATCGCTGAGTACACCTAGGGCAGAACACAACACTACTAAGTAATTCTACTCagttacagaatataaatgtattacattCTAATGAAGTAAAACAAAATCGCAGCCCCATGATCTTACCTAACTGCTTGCAGATCTCTTCTACTTCCATAAGAGCACTCTTCACTTCTTCTTGTGTTTTCACGAGAACCTCTACCTCACCCACAGAAAAGTCAAAATCTGCTGTATCTAAGTCCACTACTACC contains these protein-coding regions:
- the ngdn gene encoding neuroguidin; translation: MAAPGEIILEDVPASVNLFRTLQDQVTKVTAHVQALTQKVRSGIYNTDKGLSFLELKDQLLLFYLQDLTHLMLEKTNGKSIKGNPGILRLVELRTVLEKMRPIDQKLKYQIDKLVRASVTGSLGENDPLRFKPNPQNLISKLSEADEGESDSGEDCAESGNAKKPQSKVKKYIPPRLAPVHYDDTEAEREHRIIERAKKLALSSSTIRELKEQYSDAPEEIREGRAYHMMRHDKEEQHRINHEESMMVRLNMTRKEKARKKRVLAMTSQLNSLTHFSDISALTGGEGRTDDLVPSVKKSRKGPKKSKKRKGFRKRH
- the ngdn gene encoding neuroguidin isoform X1; this translates as MNSYKWDMLQSTISEIILEDVPASVNLFRTLQDQVTKVTAHVQALTQKVRSGIYNTDKGLSFLELKDQLLLFYLQDLTHLMLEKTNGKSIKGNPGILRLVELRTVLEKMRPIDQKLKYQIDKLVRASVTGSLGENDPLRFKPNPQNLISKLSEADEGESDSGEDCAESGNAKKPQSKVKKYIPPRLAPVHYDDTEAEREHRIIERAKKLALSSSTIRELKEQYSDAPEEIREGRAYHMMRHDKEEQHRINHEESMMVRLNMTRKEKARKKRVLAMTSQLNSLTHFSDISALTGGEGRTDDLVPSVKKSRKGPKKSKKRKGFRKRH